The Spirochaetales bacterium genome segment ATATCACGGACATGAGAGGAAATGAAAACTATATTTGTTAAACCTAAGGATATTACTCACAAATGGTATCTTATTGATGCGGCGGGAAAGAGACTGGGCAGAGTGGCGGTAATGGCGGCATCGATTGTGCGGGGTAAACATAAAGCCATTTTTTCACCGCACATGGATACAGGGGATTTTGTCATTATTATCAATGCCGATAAAGTCGATGTTTCGGGACGCAAGAGAACGGACAAGATGTATCACAGGCATTCGGGGTATCCCGGCGGCCTCAAGACCGAGTCCTTTACTAAAGTAATCGGTCGTAAGCCGACGTTTCCGCTTGAGCATGCGGTAAAAGGGATGCTTCCCAAAGGGAGTCTTGGGAGAAAACTCTATAAAAACATTAAGATATATGCCGGTGAATCGCATCCCCATGAAGCCCAGAAACCGGAAATTCTTGAATAAGTAACCATAGAAGGAGCATATAATTGGCGGAAAATCTTTCAGTAGAAACAGGAAAAAGAAAAACAGCGATTGCCCGTGTGTTTCTGCGTAATGGTGAAGGTAAGGTCACCGTCAACGGAAAAAGTATTGATGATTTTTTCCCGGGGGAATTATTTAAAATACTTATCATGAAACCGCTTGAGGTTACCGACACTATCGGGAAATTCGATATCATGATCAAGGTTTCGGGCGGAGGTTTCGCCGGTCAGGCGGGAGCATGCCAGCACGGTATTGCGA includes the following:
- the rplM gene encoding 50S ribosomal protein L13, with product MKTIFVKPKDITHKWYLIDAAGKRLGRVAVMAASIVRGKHKAIFSPHMDTGDFVIIINADKVDVSGRKRTDKMYHRHSGYPGGLKTESFTKVIGRKPTFPLEHAVKGMLPKGSLGRKLYKNIKIYAGESHPHEAQKPEILE
- the rpsI gene encoding 30S ribosomal protein S9, with the translated sequence MAENLSVETGKRKTAIARVFLRNGEGKVTVNGKSIDDFFPGELFKILIMKPLEVTDTIGKFDIMIKVSGGGFAGQAGACQHGIAKVLYRHDKSNRTALRANGFLTRDSRMVERKKYGRRGARRRFQFSKR